In the Ictalurus punctatus breed USDA103 chromosome 7, Coco_2.0, whole genome shotgun sequence genome, one interval contains:
- the usp12b gene encoding ubiquitin carboxyl-terminal hydrolase 12 — protein sequence MREDIAHACCTPDRDAAALAVTGRRSSFRVHLLDRRKLFHRKSSLVWLSRFYSWGLVQYGGRRMEILMTVRKIASICTMGANASALEKEIGPEQFPVNEHYFGLVNFGNTCYCNSVLQALYFCRPFREKVLAYKVQPRRKESLLTCLADLFNSIATQKKKVGVIPPKKFISRLRKENELFDNYMQQDAHEFLNYLLNTIADLLQEEKSQERQQNGKVVQNGGGGGGSGSGSNTGEAESAEKNQQTWVHEIFQGTLTNETRCLNCEAVSSKDEDFLDLSVDVEQNTSITHCLRGFSNTETLCSEYKYYCEQCRSKQEAQKRMRVKKLPMILALHLKRFKYMDQLHRYTKLSYRVVFPLELRLFNTSGDATNPDRLYDLVAVVVHCGSGPNRGHYITIVKSHGFWLLFDDDIVEKIDAQAIEEFYGLTSDISKNSESGYILFYQFRD from the exons ATGCGTGAAGATATTGCGCATGCGTGCTGCACACCGGACAGGGACGCAGCAGCTCTTGCAGTGACAGGCAGGCGCTCCTCGTTTCGTGTCCACCTGCTGGACAGGCGAAAGCTTTTTCACCGGAAATCCAGCCTTGTGTGGCTGTCACGCTTTTACAGCTGGGGTTTGGTCCAGTATGGCGGCAGACGGATGGAAATACTGATGACAGTCCGAAAGATCGCCTCGATATGTACGATg GGCGCCAATGCCTCAGCTTTGGAGAAGGAGATTGGACCAGAACAGTTCCCCGTAAATGAACACTATTTTGGTCTGGTTAAT tttgGCAACACCTGCTACTGTAACTCAGTGCTGCAGGCTCTGTATTTCTGCCGGCCGTTCCGGGAGAAAGTGCTGGCCTACAAGGTGCAGCCACGACGCAAAGAGAGCCTGCTGACCTGCCTGGCAGATCTCTTCAACAGCATTGCTACTCAGAAGAAGAAAGTGGGAGTCATCCCTCCTAAGAAGTTCATCTCACGGCTGAGGAAGGAAAACG AGTTGTTTGACAACTACATGCAGCAAGATGCCCATGAGTTCCTCAACTACCTGCTCAACACCATCGCCGACCTGCTGCAGGAGGAGAAGAGCCAGGAGCGGCAGCAGAACGGCAAGGTGGTACAgaatggaggaggaggaggaggaagtgggAGCGGGAGCAACACAGGAGAGGCAGAATCAGCCGAGAAGAACCAGCAAACGTGGGTGCACGAGATTTTCCAGGGCACACTGACCAACGAGACACGCTGCCTCAACTGTGAAGCG GTAAGCAGTAAAGACGAGGACTTCCTGGATCTCTCTGTGGATGTGGAGCAGAACACATCCATCACCCACTGTCTCAG GGGCTTCAGTAACACGGAGACGTTATGCAGTGAATACAAGTACTACTGCGAGCAGTGTCGGAGTAAGCAGGAGGCACAGAAAAG gATGCGTGTGAAGAAATTACCCATGATCCTCGCCTTGCACCTAAAGCGTTTTAAGTATATGGACCAGCTGCATCGCTACACCAAACTGTCCTACCGTGTGGTCTTCCCTCTGGAGCTGAGGCTCTTCAATACCTCCGGTGACGCCACCAACCCGGACCGTCTCTATGACCTTGTGGCTGTGGTAGTGCACTGTGGGAG TGGTCCAAATCGTGGTCATTACATCACTATAGTGAAAAGTCATGGCTTCTGGTTGCTGTTTGATGACGATATTGTAGAG AAAATAGATGCCCAGGCGATAGAAGAGTTCTACGGTCTGACGTCTGACATTTCCAAAAACTCAGAGTCAGGCTACATCCTTTTTTACCAGTTCAGAGACTGA
- the rasl11a gene encoding ras-like protein family member 11A-like: MRLPEQPRTMSTGSGNFLLVPIPEYPGLDCVPNKNVKIVVLGASNVGKTALIVRFLTKRFIGDYEANTGALYSRKINLDGEQVSLQVQDTPCVSLQDDAEGLYCQEQINRSIYWADGYVLVFSITDMHSYRTIQPLYEHVRRIHPSGNIPIILVGNKSDLLRARQVPTDEGQALAAELGGHYFEASARENHEGVQAAFLHLCQEVSRALGGVNGEKRRGGLHLARPKSPNMQELKRRFRQVLSSRGKSTTAV, translated from the exons ATGCGTCTTCCCGAGCAGCCGAGAACAATGAGCACCGGCTCTGGCAACTTTCTGCTAGTCCCCATACCGGAGTACCCAGGCCTGGACTGTGTGcctaataaaaatgtgaaaatagtCGTTCTTGGAGCTAGCAACGTCGGGAAAACCG CCTTAATAGTACGATTTTTGACCAAGAGGTTTATCGGTGATTACGAAGCCAACACAG GGGCCTTGTATTCAAGAAAGATCAATCTTGATGGGGAGCAGGTTTCTCTACAAGTGCAGGACACTCCCTGTGTCTCATTACAG GATGATGCAGAGGGTCTGTACTGCCAGGAACAGATTAACCGCTCCATCTACTGGGCAGACGGCTACGTGCTGGTCTTTTCCATCACGGACATGCACAGCTACCGGACCATTCAGCCACTCTATGAGCATGTGCGTCGCATCCATCCAAGTGGCAACATCCCCATAATCCTAGTAGGCAACAAGAGCGACCTGCTGCGGGCGCGCCAGGTACCTACAGATGAGGGCCAGGCTCTGGCAGCCGAGCTCGGAGGACACTATTTTGAGGCTTCAGCCCGGGAGAACCATGAGGGTGTGCAGGCAGCATTCTTGCACTTGTGCCAGGAGGTGAGCCGGGCACTGGGAGGGGTGAatggagagaagaggaggggCGGACTGCATCTTGCGCGGCCAAAGAGTCCCAACATGCAAGAGCTGAAGAGAAGATTCCGGCAAGTGCTCTCTTCTAGAGGAAAATCGACAACTGCAGTGTGA